Proteins encoded in a region of the Anopheles aquasalis chromosome 2, idAnoAquaMG_Q_19, whole genome shotgun sequence genome:
- the LOC126581269 gene encoding glutathione S-transferase 1-like, with protein sequence MDLYYNILSPPSRATLLLGEALQLKFNLISLDVHRKDYVNAEFKKINPQHTVPTLVVEDGVAICEPGAILIYLAERFATGSSGLYPPADPLRRAIVNQRLLFECGTLYKCIFLYYTPVVLERASPVEADRQKLEEAVSVLDGFLRDSAFVAGKGLTIADYSLVCTVSMLVVLKFDLARYEHLRRWYERCKGVITGYNELTQRAITMFQTWVEEESTNR encoded by the coding sequence ATGGATCTGTACTATAACATCCTATCACCGCCATCGCgtgccacgctgctgctcggtgaagCGCTGCAGCTCAAGTTCAACCTCATCAGTCTCGATGTGCACCGGAAGGATTACGTGAACGCTGAGTTTAAGAAGATCAACCCACAGCACACGGTCcccacgctggtggtggaggacggTGTGGCCATTTGTGAACCGGGTGCCATCTTGATCTATTTGGCCGAACGCTTCGCCACAGGCTCCAGTGGTCTCTATCCACCGGCCGATCCGTTGCGCCGGGCCATCGTTAACCAGCGGCTTCTGTTCGAGTGTGGTACGCTGTACAAGTGCATCTTCCTGTACTACACGCCGGTCGTCCTGGAGCGTGCCTCACCGGTGGAAGCCGATCGCCAGAAGCTAGAGGAAGCCGTATCCGTTTTGGATGGGTTTCTGCGCGACAGTGCTTTCGTGGCCGGAAAAGGTTTAACGATCGCAGATTATTCGCTCGTCTGCACAGtatcgatgctggtggtgctgaagtTCGATCTCGCGCGTTACGAGCATCTGCGGCGGTGGTATGAACGGTGCAAAGGCGTGATCACTGGGTACAACGAGCTTACTCAGCGTGCTATCACCATGTTCCAGACCTGGGTGGAAGAGGAATCCACTAACCGATAG
- the LOC126574961 gene encoding glutathione S-transferase 1-like — MDFYYHPASPYCRSVMLLAKALNLQLNLRLIDLMTDEHLKPSFVAINPFHCVPTLVDNDLNLWESRAILVYLVDKYGRTNSRLYPKDARTRATINQRLFFDHGTLGTRFEDYYYPMYFENAPADAAKMEKLEEALATLNRYLTDNPYAAGPNITVADYSLVATVSSLEAVNYDLTKFPAIQAWYEGCKGTMVDYQEINESGMLQYRAYFESGPGATTSN, encoded by the exons ATGGATTTCTACTATCATCCGGCCTCGCCCTACTGCCGGTCAGTTATGCTGCTGGCGAAAGCCCTCAACCTACAGCTAAACTTGCGATTAATCGATCTCATGACAGATGAGCATCTTAAACCAAGCTTCGTCGCG ATTAATCCATTCCACTGCGTACCAACACTGGTCGATAACGATCTGAATCTGTGGGAATCACGTGCCATACTGGTCTACCTGGTCGATAAATATGGGCGTACCAACAGCCGGCTGTACCCGAAGGACGCTCGAACGCGTgccaccatcaaccagcgGTTGTTCTTTGACCACGGTACACTAGGAACCCGCTTCGAGGACTACTACTATCCGATGTACTTTGAGAATGCGCCAGCAGATGCAGCAAAGATGGAGAAGCTCGAGGAGGCGCTGGCCACGCTGAATCGCTACCTAACGGACAATCCGTACGCAGCCGGACCGAACATAACTGTCGCGGACTACAGTCTCGTGGCGACCGTGTCCTCGCTGGAAGCGGTCAACTACGATCTCACCAAGTTCCCAGCCATCCAGGCGTGGTACGAGGGCTGCAAGGGTACGATGGTGGACTATCAGGAGATTAACGAGAGCGGAATGCTACAGTACCGGGCGTACTTTGAGTCGGGACCGGGGGCCACCACTAGCAACTAG